Proteins encoded together in one Diabrotica undecimpunctata isolate CICGRU chromosome 3, icDiaUnde3, whole genome shotgun sequence window:
- the LOC140437382 gene encoding RWD domain-containing protein 4 produces the protein MSELELQEEEREALSSIYEGDDLFKQIDKCTYQYKYGEHDTNKSFVLEIKWGEQYPNELPVMNMDTFYNNHIVTSLKQKIVEMLRTEAEQYLGMSMTYSLFEFLKEKFDELINEQPDEPEKLEVEKLCISEEGDQQENQRKEKKEQLTKAQKRRQWNRVDAKGEKPRGWNWMDIVKHLSQTGPKEEQPIS, from the exons ATGTCCGAATTGGAGCTACAAGAGGAAGAGAGGGAAGCTCTATCATCAATATATGAAGGAGATGATTTGTTTAAACAGATTGATAAGTGTACATATCAATATAAA TATGGTGAGCACGATACGAATAAATCCTTTGTATTGGAAATTAAATGGGGTGAGCAGTATCCAAATGAATTACCAGTTATGAATATGGACACATTTTATAATAATCATAT agTAACATCATTAAAGCAAAAGATAGTAGAAATGTTAAGGACTGAAGCTGAACAATACTTAGGAATGTCTATGACTTACTCTTTGTTTGAATTTTTAAAGGAGAAATTCGATGAACTGATTAATGAACAGCCTGATGAACCAGAAAAATTAGAAGTTGAAAAATTATGTATTTCTGAAGAAGGGGACCAACAA GAAAATCAAAGAAAGGAAAAAAAGGAACAATTAACCAAAGCGCAAAAGAGGAGGCAATGGAACAGGGTAGATGCTAAAGGGGAAAAACCAAGAGGATGGAATTGGATGGATATTGTAAAACATTTATCCCAAACTGGCCCTAAAGAAGAGCAACCTATTTCATAA
- the Psf2 gene encoding DNA replication complex GINS protein PSF2 gives MDPEEIEFLAEKEYITIIPTFNNAVIHLITGDVGPFRASIPTRVPLWMAVTLKQQQRCKIQPPDWMTVEKLEEIKEDEKQSANFTKMPSDHYMVEAKVLLDCAFDDIPRADEVRTVIKDIWDIRMSKIRSSVTKLVKNSEFYAAVDNLTVMEINSMRPILPHALDQLYRIKSSRRLKASQNSSNLSSYLRKSTSFNFTS, from the exons ATGGATCCAGAAGAAATAGAATTTTTAGCTGAAAAGGAGTATATTACAATAATACCTACGTTTAATAATGCTGTCATTCACCTAATAACTGGTGATGTAGGACCATTTCGAGCTAGCATTCCAACTAGGGTACCCCTTTGGATGGCAGTGACATTAAAACAACAACAGAGGTGCAAAATTCAGCCTCCAGATTGGATGACTGTGGAAAAgttagaagaaataaaagaggatgaAAAACAGTCAGC aaatttcacaaaaatgcCAAGTGACCATTATATGGTAGAAGCAAAAGTGCTTTTAGATTGTGCATTTGATGATATTCCTAGAGCAGATGAAGTAAGAACTGTTATAAAAGATATATGGGATATCAGAATGTCAAAAATTAGATCTTCGGTGACAAAGTTGGTGAAAAATAGTGAATTTTATGCTGCTGTAGATAATTTAACAGTTATGGAAATTAATTCAATGAGACCAATACTTCCACATGCTTTAGATCAATTATACAGAATTAAATCA agcAGAAGACTGAAAGCCTCCCAAAACTCGTCAAATTTATCATCATATTTAAGGAAATCTACATCTTTTAATTTTACATCTTAA
- the LOC140437383 gene encoding zinc finger transcription factor family protein 17-like yields the protein MVVMCKECSKVYSSQSNLNRHLKEIHGLNAQIIFYDKNVTSFKCLEGCNISFRLRLELVRHLEDCHNFKMERKMYEFSTIEDFQIWLRNFQSVSNAEYICPRGLVFSVSVKDVYYDCSRSGKSREVSHIRKRTKKCQGSKKINVACTSQIKLIKNETNSRVKAIFDKTHYGHSVDIQHLSIPKVERANIAQKLNSGVSVTRILDNNRNNFNDEKLKRIDLLTKKDIHNI from the exons ATGGTTGTAATGTGCAAAGAATGTTCAAAAGTTTATTCAAGCCAGAGTAATCTGAATAGACATTTAAAGGAAATTCATGGCTTAAATGcacaaataatattttatgataaaaatgtGACATCGTTTAAGTGTTTAGAGGGATGCAATATTTCTTTTAGGCTACGACTAGAATTAGTACGGCACCTAGAGGATtgtcataattttaaaatggAACGAAAGATGTACGAATTCTCTACAATTGAAG acTTTCAGATTTGGTTAAGAAACTTTCAAAGTGTTTCCAACGCAGAATACATTTGTCCTCGTGGTTTAGTTTTTTCAGTTTCCGTTAAAGATGTATATTATGATTGTAGTAGATCAG GAAAAAGTCGTGAAGTTTCCCACATTCGGAAAAGAACGAAGAAGTGTCAAGGATCTAAGAAAATTAATGTTGCTTGTACTAGTCAGATCAAACTTATAAAGAATGAAACTAATTCTAGAGTAAAGGCAATCTTTGATAAGACACATTATGGTCATAGCGTTGATATTCAACATTTGTCAATACCAAAGGTAGAAAGAGCCAACATCGCACAAAAGTTAAATAGTGGTGTAAGTGTAACAAG aattctTGATAATAACAGAAATAATTTTAATGATGAAAAACTAAAGCGTATAGATTTGCTTACcaaaaaagatatacacaatATTTAA